A region from the Micrococcus cohnii genome encodes:
- a CDS encoding RNA-binding S4 domain-containing protein, with product MAGAVRLDAWLWAVRIYKTRSAATAAVRAGHVRVDGEAVKAATPVVVGQRIRVRRDGRELILEVTGLVRKRVGAPVARRHYVDHSPPPVPRELLAVPYRERGAGRPTKRDRRRLDALRGVDSRRRDR from the coding sequence GCCTGGCTGTGGGCGGTGCGGATCTACAAGACGCGCTCGGCGGCCACCGCGGCCGTACGGGCTGGGCACGTCCGCGTCGACGGGGAGGCGGTCAAGGCAGCGACGCCCGTCGTCGTCGGCCAGAGGATCCGGGTGCGCCGCGACGGGCGCGAGCTGATTCTCGAGGTGACCGGTCTGGTCCGCAAGCGCGTCGGCGCGCCCGTCGCGCGGCGCCACTACGTGGACCATTCGCCGCCGCCGGTGCCGCGCGAACTGCTCGCAGTGCCGTACCGAGAACGGGGCGCCGGGCGGCCGACGAAACGGGACCGGCGTCGGCTGGACGCCCTGCGCGGCGTCGATTCCCGTCGACGTGACCGGTGA
- a CDS encoding cold-shock protein: MAVGTVKWFNSEKGYGFIAPEDNSADVFVHFSAITGSGFKELQENDRVEFETQQGDKGLQAANVSKI, encoded by the coding sequence ATGGCTGTCGGCACCGTTAAGTGGTTCAACTCCGAAAAGGGCTACGGCTTCATCGCTCCCGAGGACAACTCGGCTGACGTCTTCGTCCACTTCTCCGCCATCACCGGCTCGGGCTTCAAGGAGCTCCAGGAGAACGACCGCGTCGAGTTCGAGACGCAGCAGGGCGACAAGGGCCTCCAGGCCGCCAACGTCTCCAAGATCTGA
- a CDS encoding FMN-binding glutamate synthase family protein, protein MGHHRRVNNRLLIVASLSLGAAIVVLVAAIGNGAWWVLAAIVLALLILAIWDVTQRRHAILRNYPVLGHMRYLLESIRPEIQQYFIERNFDGKPFDRDTRSIVYARSKGQDSHKAFGTERDTGAIGYEFLLHSTAPVNAPEEPPTVRIGGPDCRQPYDLSLMNISSMSFGSLSANAVLAMNKGAGMGGFVHETGEGGLTKYHRGNGADLFWEIGSGYFGCRNSDGTFNPETFAEKARLPEVKGITIKMSQGAKPGLGGMLPASKITPEIAEAREIPIDQDCLSPASHSAFRTPREMVRFIGQLRELSDGKPIGIKFCVGSRVDVLAMCKAMWEERIAPDFIIVDGSEGGTGAAPLEYSDHIGTPLTEGLMLVHNALVGSGLRDMIKIGAAGKVATGSDIVKRLIQGADFTMSARAMMMATGCIQAQKCHTNECPVGVATQDPRLMKALDVEDKSNRVFNYHRLTVREAVQIMASMGVTDPSQLNTRMLRRRVDHLNTRSYASIYRWIRRNELLNCPPGGWDIDWEEADVDHFGEHAPIEYLHDANPDWHSELQPAGVRRAAQSEGGQAVSGSARTATDEANPSTSPLPRVDQLTDGQTLYGYGSGSGSTAVKDARQRETRREHDGVDDGRGRSLAGPAGDGLDDGASPAVQGRGEGPGQHEDGEREIDESSAPDTTGPDGATQRVQDGTRPEGRV, encoded by the coding sequence ATGGGGCACCATAGGCGCGTGAACAATCGACTTCTGATCGTCGCCAGCCTGTCACTAGGCGCCGCGATCGTGGTGCTCGTCGCAGCCATCGGCAATGGAGCTTGGTGGGTGCTCGCCGCGATCGTGCTGGCCCTGTTGATCCTCGCGATCTGGGACGTGACCCAGCGACGCCACGCCATCCTCCGCAACTACCCCGTGCTCGGACACATGCGGTATCTCCTGGAGTCCATCCGCCCGGAGATTCAGCAGTACTTCATCGAGCGCAACTTCGACGGCAAGCCCTTCGACCGGGACACCCGCTCGATCGTCTACGCCCGCTCCAAGGGCCAGGACAGCCACAAGGCATTCGGCACCGAGCGCGACACCGGCGCGATCGGCTACGAGTTCCTGCTGCACTCGACCGCCCCGGTGAACGCTCCCGAGGAGCCGCCGACGGTCCGCATCGGCGGCCCGGACTGCCGTCAGCCCTATGACCTGTCCCTGATGAACATCTCGTCGATGTCCTTCGGCTCGCTCTCCGCCAACGCCGTGCTCGCGATGAACAAGGGCGCCGGCATGGGCGGCTTCGTGCATGAGACGGGCGAGGGCGGCCTGACCAAGTACCACCGCGGCAACGGCGCGGACCTGTTCTGGGAGATCGGGTCCGGCTACTTCGGCTGCCGCAACTCCGACGGCACGTTCAACCCGGAGACATTCGCCGAGAAGGCCCGTCTTCCCGAGGTCAAGGGCATCACCATCAAGATGTCGCAGGGCGCCAAGCCGGGCCTGGGCGGCATGCTCCCGGCCTCGAAGATCACTCCCGAGATCGCCGAGGCCCGCGAGATCCCGATCGACCAGGACTGCCTGTCCCCGGCCTCGCACTCGGCGTTCCGCACGCCGCGGGAGATGGTCCGCTTCATCGGCCAGCTGCGCGAGCTCTCCGACGGCAAGCCGATCGGCATCAAGTTCTGTGTGGGCTCGCGCGTGGACGTGCTGGCCATGTGCAAGGCGATGTGGGAGGAGCGCATCGCGCCCGACTTCATCATCGTGGACGGCTCGGAGGGCGGCACCGGCGCCGCACCGCTCGAGTACTCGGACCACATCGGCACCCCGCTGACCGAGGGCCTGATGCTGGTGCACAACGCTCTGGTCGGCAGCGGCCTGCGCGACATGATCAAGATCGGCGCGGCCGGCAAGGTCGCGACCGGCTCGGACATCGTCAAGCGCCTCATCCAGGGCGCGGACTTCACCATGTCCGCCCGCGCGATGATGATGGCCACCGGGTGCATCCAGGCGCAGAAGTGCCACACCAACGAGTGCCCGGTGGGCGTGGCCACGCAGGACCCGCGCCTGATGAAGGCCCTCGACGTCGAGGACAAGTCGAACCGCGTGTTCAACTACCACCGCCTGACCGTGCGTGAGGCCGTGCAGATCATGGCCTCCATGGGCGTGACGGACCCCTCGCAGCTGAACACCCGCATGCTGCGCCGCCGCGTGGACCACCTGAACACCCGGTCCTACGCGTCGATCTACCGCTGGATCCGCCGGAACGAGCTGCTCAACTGCCCTCCGGGCGGATGGGACATCGACTGGGAGGAAGCGGACGTCGACCACTTCGGTGAGCACGCCCCTATCGAGTACCTGCACGACGCGAACCCGGACTGGCACTCGGAGCTGCAGCCGGCGGGCGTCAGGCGCGCGGCGCAGAGTGAGGGTGGCCAGGCGGTCAGCGGGTCGGCCCGCACCGCCACGGACGAGGCGAATCCGAGCACATCGCCGCTGCCGCGCGTGGACCAGCTGACCGACGGCCAGACGCTCTACGGCTACGGTTCCGGTTCCGGCTCCACCGCCGTGAAGGACGCTCGGCAGCGCGAGACACGGCGAGAGCACGACGGTGTGGACGACGGTCGCGGACGGTCGCTCGCCGGCCCGGCCGGGGACGGTCTGGACGACGGGGCGAGCCCGGCCGTGCAGGGCCGCGGCGAGGGGCCGGGCCAGCACGAGGACGGCGAGCGGGAGATCGATGAGTCCTCCGCACCGGACACGACCGGCCCCGACGGCGCGACGCAGCGCGTGCAGGATGGCACGCGGCCGGAGGGCCGCGTCTGA
- a CDS encoding bifunctional proline dehydrogenase/L-glutamate gamma-semialdehyde dehydrogenase encodes MSATFSAQDHDDLQRVLDATGGIPDPRQMQELADDAVAQVRTWLGRAAGHKADFAAQQLAGALKEPGGLDFIVRFVDHVIRPEDPAIAARALRELAQEAPGFLPPALRAVFGVGGRVSPLVPHIAVPVARRVLREMVSHLIVDARDKQLGKAISELRDERTHLNINLLGEAILGKGEADRRLEGIADLIRRDDVDYVSVKVSAATAPHAEWAFDEAVAEITERLTPLFRLAQEKDTFINLDMEEYHDLDLTLNVFMGVLDQPEFADYPAGIVLQAYLPDAMAAMVRLQEWAARRVAAGGAPVKVRVVKGANLPMEQMQASLMGWPTATVDTKQDADTNYKRVLNYALTPEHVKNVRIGVAGHNLFDVALAYQLVQKRGLSTAQPDGVASAAGAVPPEVEFEMLLGMATGQAEAVKDDVGSLLLYTPVVKPEEFDVAISYLVRRLEEGASHENFMSAVFDLDSDDELFEREKNRFLSSLQHLDREIPQPARGQDRLRGVDGDTPAPVDGFANTPDTDAALPGNRAWARQILEAIPSSRLGIETVDAHRATSKQQAEQAVDAAEAAGAQWRQLSGAERGDVLDAVGRALHANRARLLEVAGAETGKALDQGDPEVSEAVDFAHYYARLARGLDEVEGARAVPVKLTMVIPPWNFPIAIPVGGVMAALGAGSPVVFKPAPQSERTGAVAWETIIEGLRSAEAFQAGGPLADVDPEDLVRLVTMAEGDEQEVGTALVTHPSVERLILTGGYETAQLFKRMRPELNLLGETSGKNALIVTPSADLDLATADVVASAFGHAGQKCSASSIVVLVGSVATSERFHRQLLDAARSLHVAYPEDARAQMGPVIEEPGEKLRRGLTELGEGERWALEPKQLDDTGRLWSPGIRYGVKKGADAHLTEYFGPVLSVMTAKDLDEAIEIVNAVDYGLTSGIHSLDPEEIGHWVKNVHAGNLYVNRGITGAIVRRQPFGGWKRSVVGATTKAGGPHYLHGLVDWEDTPTWLTSPESSSTDTDDGQAGGIDPSWLHTAQKLDEKAWTSTFGVDHDISALRAERNILRHVPTGVLVRWESGPAEHLLRVVSAGLRASAPMTVSINPVSSTEQEGHAPISPEGVRGQVDQLRREFQAPDGTMAHIDVHIEDTAAFHERARELAEQDPSADGAGDARIRLISDWVAQPEVALAAKRDLQRTLGESPDVAVYAGPVVSAGEVELLPFVHEQAISVTAHRFGTPDHLTDGVI; translated from the coding sequence ATGAGTGCGACGTTCTCGGCCCAGGACCACGACGACCTCCAGCGCGTCCTCGACGCGACCGGCGGAATCCCCGACCCTCGGCAGATGCAGGAGCTCGCCGACGATGCCGTGGCGCAGGTCCGCACCTGGCTCGGCCGCGCCGCCGGGCACAAGGCCGACTTCGCCGCGCAGCAGCTCGCCGGCGCCCTCAAGGAGCCCGGCGGCCTCGACTTCATCGTCCGCTTCGTCGACCACGTGATCCGCCCGGAGGACCCGGCCATCGCCGCCCGCGCCCTCCGCGAGCTCGCTCAGGAAGCCCCCGGCTTCCTCCCGCCGGCCCTGCGCGCCGTGTTCGGCGTCGGCGGGCGCGTCTCCCCGCTGGTGCCGCACATCGCGGTGCCCGTCGCCCGCCGCGTGCTGCGTGAGATGGTCTCCCACTTGATCGTCGACGCCCGCGACAAGCAGCTCGGCAAGGCGATCTCCGAGCTGCGCGACGAGCGCACCCACCTGAACATCAACCTGCTCGGTGAGGCGATCCTCGGCAAGGGCGAGGCCGACCGCCGCCTCGAGGGCATCGCGGACCTGATCCGCCGTGACGACGTCGACTACGTCTCCGTGAAGGTCTCCGCCGCCACCGCCCCGCACGCCGAATGGGCGTTCGACGAGGCCGTCGCCGAGATCACCGAGCGCCTCACCCCCCTGTTCCGCCTGGCCCAGGAGAAGGACACCTTCATCAACCTGGACATGGAGGAGTACCACGACCTGGACCTCACCCTGAACGTCTTCATGGGCGTGCTGGACCAGCCCGAGTTCGCCGACTACCCGGCCGGCATCGTCCTGCAGGCCTACCTGCCCGACGCCATGGCCGCGATGGTGCGCCTCCAGGAGTGGGCCGCCCGACGCGTCGCCGCCGGGGGAGCGCCCGTCAAGGTGCGCGTCGTCAAGGGTGCGAACCTGCCGATGGAGCAGATGCAGGCCTCCCTGATGGGCTGGCCCACCGCGACCGTCGACACGAAGCAGGACGCCGACACCAACTACAAGCGCGTGCTCAACTACGCCCTCACCCCCGAGCACGTGAAGAACGTGCGCATCGGCGTGGCCGGGCACAACCTCTTCGACGTCGCCCTGGCCTACCAGCTCGTCCAGAAGCGCGGCCTGTCCACCGCCCAGCCCGATGGCGTCGCCTCGGCCGCCGGCGCCGTGCCTCCCGAGGTGGAGTTCGAGATGCTGCTGGGCATGGCCACCGGTCAGGCCGAGGCCGTCAAGGACGACGTCGGCTCGCTGCTGCTCTACACCCCCGTGGTGAAGCCCGAGGAGTTCGACGTCGCGATCTCCTACCTCGTGCGCCGGCTCGAGGAGGGCGCCTCCCACGAGAACTTCATGTCCGCGGTGTTCGACCTCGACTCCGACGACGAGCTGTTCGAGCGCGAGAAGAACCGCTTCCTCTCCTCCCTGCAGCATCTGGACCGCGAGATCCCGCAGCCGGCCCGCGGCCAGGACCGCCTGCGCGGCGTCGACGGTGACACCCCCGCCCCGGTCGACGGGTTCGCCAACACCCCGGACACCGACGCCGCCCTGCCCGGCAACCGTGCGTGGGCCCGCCAGATCCTCGAAGCCATCCCCAGCTCCCGACTGGGCATCGAGACCGTCGACGCGCACCGGGCCACCTCGAAGCAGCAGGCCGAACAGGCCGTGGACGCCGCCGAAGCCGCAGGCGCCCAGTGGCGTCAGCTCAGCGGCGCCGAGCGCGGCGACGTGCTCGACGCCGTCGGCCGCGCCCTGCACGCGAACCGCGCCCGGCTGCTCGAGGTCGCCGGCGCCGAGACCGGCAAGGCCCTCGACCAGGGCGATCCCGAGGTCTCCGAGGCCGTCGACTTCGCCCACTATTACGCCCGCCTGGCCCGCGGCCTCGACGAGGTCGAGGGCGCTCGCGCCGTGCCCGTGAAACTCACCATGGTGATCCCGCCGTGGAACTTCCCGATCGCCATCCCGGTCGGCGGCGTCATGGCCGCGTTGGGCGCCGGCTCGCCCGTCGTGTTCAAGCCGGCCCCGCAGTCCGAGCGCACCGGCGCCGTCGCCTGGGAGACGATCATCGAGGGCCTGCGCTCCGCCGAGGCGTTCCAGGCCGGCGGCCCTCTGGCCGACGTCGACCCGGAGGACCTCGTGCGCCTGGTGACGATGGCCGAGGGCGATGAGCAGGAGGTCGGCACCGCGCTGGTCACGCACCCCTCCGTTGAGCGGCTGATCCTCACCGGCGGTTACGAGACCGCGCAGCTGTTCAAGCGCATGCGCCCCGAGCTGAACCTGTTGGGGGAGACCTCCGGCAAGAACGCGCTGATCGTCACCCCGTCGGCGGATCTGGACCTCGCCACCGCCGATGTGGTCGCTTCCGCGTTCGGGCATGCCGGGCAGAAATGCTCGGCCTCGTCGATCGTCGTGCTCGTCGGCTCCGTCGCGACCTCCGAGCGGTTCCACCGGCAGCTGCTCGACGCCGCCCGCTCCCTGCACGTGGCCTACCCCGAGGACGCGCGCGCCCAGATGGGCCCGGTCATCGAGGAACCCGGGGAGAAGCTGCGCCGCGGCCTCACCGAGCTCGGCGAGGGCGAGCGCTGGGCCCTGGAGCCGAAGCAGCTCGACGACACCGGCCGGCTGTGGAGCCCTGGCATCCGCTACGGCGTGAAGAAGGGCGCCGACGCGCACCTGACCGAGTACTTCGGCCCCGTGCTCTCGGTGATGACGGCGAAGGACCTCGACGAGGCCATCGAGATCGTCAACGCCGTCGACTACGGCCTCACCTCCGGCATCCATTCCCTGGACCCCGAGGAGATCGGTCACTGGGTCAAGAACGTCCACGCCGGCAACCTCTACGTGAACCGCGGCATCACCGGCGCGATCGTCCGCCGGCAGCCGTTCGGCGGCTGGAAGCGCTCCGTCGTCGGCGCCACGACGAAGGCCGGTGGTCCGCACTACCTGCACGGCCTCGTGGACTGGGAGGACACCCCGACCTGGCTCACCAGCCCCGAGTCCTCGTCGACGGACACCGATGACGGCCAGGCCGGCGGCATCGACCCGTCGTGGCTGCACACCGCGCAGAAGCTCGACGAGAAGGCGTGGACGAGCACGTTCGGCGTCGACCACGACATCTCCGCGCTGCGCGCCGAGCGCAATATCCTGCGGCACGTTCCGACGGGCGTGCTCGTGCGCTGGGAGTCCGGTCCCGCTGAGCACCTGCTGCGCGTTGTCTCGGCCGGCCTGCGGGCCAGCGCCCCGATGACTGTCTCGATCAACCCGGTCTCCTCGACGGAGCAGGAGGGCCACGCGCCGATCTCCCCCGAGGGCGTGCGCGGCCAGGTGGATCAGTTGCGTCGCGAGTTTCAGGCGCCCGACGGGACGATGGCGCACATCGACGTGCACATCGAGGACACCGCCGCGTTCCACGAGCGCGCCCGTGAGCTGGCCGAGCAGGACCCGTCCGCCGATGGTGCCGGCGACGCCCGCATCCGCCTGATCTCCGACTGGGTGGCCCAGCCCGAGGTGGCATTGGCCGCCAAGCGGGACCTGCAGCGCACCCTCGGCGAGTCCCCGGACGTGGCCGTGTACGCGGGCCCGGTCGTCTCGGCTGGTGAGGTCGAGCTGCTGCCGTTCGTGCACGAGCAGGCGATCTCCGTGACTGCGCACCGGTTCGGCACGCCGGACCACCTCACCGACGGCGTGATCTGA
- a CDS encoding AI-2E family transporter — translation MSVAAQSAADRGLGSPSGRAEEPRPSDVSTDWDVRRPHRLWPRMLVIVLTLAGLVLTVEFLQGLSQIVAPVFLGLNFIIVAYPVQAWLTHKGLHPVLGATVTVLLVGGVLTAFVGLMLWSVLELVDALPEYTHEFQDIAMGLTNYLISLGITPEAMTQQVEGIDWKSVTGTAVTALTAIATNTWAVMGLLLTVIMGMFFLAMDSMGIERRVALLNTARSELGGALISFARGVRRYWLVTTVFGLIVAVLDVVALMIIGVPLVLVWGVLSFLTNYIPNIGFVIGLIPPALLALVEGGWPAFIAVVASYSVLNFVLQSVIQPKVAGDAIGVIPTVSFLSLLFWAWVFGPLGAILALPATLLVKAVLIDADPHARWMNAFISADLRGMERRHLMPLRRREAQGVAAAGHTEEPASGRDAVSQGTGAVSEGAGQDEAGAVSEGAGRGTGSNAEQTEPGRSSVGEAPGEASGEASPSRARR, via the coding sequence GTGAGTGTCGCCGCGCAGAGCGCCGCCGACCGGGGCCTGGGCTCCCCGTCGGGACGGGCCGAGGAGCCGAGGCCCAGTGACGTCTCGACGGACTGGGACGTCCGCCGACCGCACCGGCTGTGGCCGCGCATGCTCGTGATCGTCCTGACGCTGGCCGGGCTGGTCCTGACCGTCGAGTTCCTGCAGGGACTCTCGCAGATCGTGGCCCCGGTGTTCCTGGGGCTGAACTTCATCATCGTCGCCTACCCGGTCCAGGCGTGGCTCACGCACAAGGGCCTGCACCCGGTGCTCGGCGCGACCGTGACCGTGCTGCTCGTCGGCGGCGTGCTGACGGCGTTCGTAGGGCTCATGCTGTGGTCCGTGCTGGAGCTCGTGGACGCGCTGCCCGAGTACACGCACGAGTTCCAGGACATCGCGATGGGCCTGACGAACTACCTGATCTCCTTGGGCATCACCCCCGAGGCGATGACGCAGCAGGTCGAGGGGATCGACTGGAAGTCCGTCACGGGCACCGCCGTGACCGCGCTGACGGCGATTGCGACGAATACCTGGGCCGTCATGGGGCTGCTGCTCACGGTGATCATGGGCATGTTCTTCCTGGCGATGGACTCGATGGGCATCGAACGGCGCGTGGCCCTGCTGAACACGGCCCGATCGGAGCTGGGGGGGGCGCTGATCTCCTTCGCGCGGGGAGTGCGCCGCTACTGGCTCGTGACCACGGTGTTCGGCTTGATCGTCGCGGTCCTCGACGTCGTGGCGCTGATGATCATCGGGGTGCCGCTCGTGCTGGTGTGGGGCGTGCTGAGCTTCCTGACGAACTACATCCCGAACATCGGCTTCGTGATCGGGCTGATCCCGCCGGCGCTGCTCGCGCTCGTGGAGGGCGGCTGGCCCGCGTTCATCGCCGTGGTGGCCAGCTACAGCGTGCTGAACTTCGTGCTGCAGTCGGTGATCCAGCCGAAGGTGGCCGGCGACGCGATCGGCGTGATCCCGACGGTCTCCTTCCTGTCGCTGCTGTTCTGGGCGTGGGTGTTCGGCCCGCTCGGGGCGATCCTGGCCCTGCCCGCGACGCTGCTGGTGAAGGCGGTCCTGATCGATGCGGACCCGCACGCGCGGTGGATGAACGCGTTCATCTCCGCCGACCTGCGCGGCATGGAGCGTCGGCACCTGATGCCGCTGCGCCGTCGTGAGGCACAGGGCGTGGCGGCGGCCGGTCACACGGAGGAGCCGGCGAGCGGCCGGGACGCGGTGAGCCAGGGGACGGGCGCTGTCTCGGAGGGCGCGGGCCAGGACGAGGCGGGCGCCGTCTCGGAGGGCGCGGGCCGCGGCACCGGCTCGAACGCAGAGCAGACCGAGCCCGGTCGAAGCTCGGTCGGAGAGGCGCCTGGCGAGGCGTCTGGTGAGGCGTCGCCGTCCCGCGCTCGGAGGTGA
- a CDS encoding thiamine ABC transporter substrate-binding protein: protein MAPAAALTALALGLSACSVADQGGGEKNGAGEGGKGSKGTVTIMTHDSFALPDELVQKFEDESGYTLKTTAPGDAGAVVNQLLMAKDDPTVDGVYGVENHSTHRLIEEDAVAEFTPEDLPDSAEDEMVDGRMTPIDQGQVCVNVDPAWFEEHGIEAPTSIDQLTEPEYAKRLVVTSPVSSSPGLAFLAATVEKEGEDGWQDWWRQLLENEAKVAESWSDAYNSDFSAGEGEGDYPLVLSYSSSPAFLPETEVIEDSCTPQVEYAGVVEGAQNPEGAEAFIEFMLSEDVQTAVPEALYMYPIDESVELPTEWEENAPLVEDPIEPDSQEVAENREQWLKDWNALHEGA, encoded by the coding sequence CTGGCTCCCGCCGCCGCGCTCACGGCGCTCGCGCTCGGCCTGAGCGCCTGCTCCGTCGCCGATCAGGGCGGCGGCGAGAAGAACGGCGCCGGCGAGGGCGGGAAGGGTTCGAAGGGCACCGTCACGATCATGACCCATGACTCGTTCGCGCTGCCCGACGAGCTCGTGCAGAAGTTCGAGGACGAGTCCGGCTACACGCTGAAGACCACCGCGCCCGGTGACGCCGGCGCCGTCGTGAACCAGCTGCTCATGGCCAAGGACGACCCGACCGTCGACGGCGTCTACGGCGTCGAGAACCACTCGACGCACCGCCTCATCGAGGAGGACGCGGTCGCCGAGTTCACCCCCGAGGACCTGCCGGACTCCGCTGAGGACGAGATGGTCGACGGCCGGATGACCCCGATCGACCAGGGCCAGGTGTGCGTCAATGTGGACCCGGCCTGGTTCGAGGAGCACGGCATCGAGGCGCCCACGAGCATCGACCAGCTCACCGAGCCCGAGTACGCGAAGCGGCTGGTCGTCACCAGCCCGGTCAGCTCGTCCCCGGGCCTCGCGTTCCTCGCGGCCACCGTCGAGAAGGAGGGCGAGGACGGCTGGCAGGACTGGTGGCGGCAGCTGCTGGAGAACGAGGCGAAGGTCGCCGAGAGCTGGTCCGACGCCTACAACTCGGACTTCTCCGCCGGCGAGGGCGAGGGCGACTACCCGCTGGTGCTCTCCTATTCCTCCTCCCCCGCATTCCTGCCCGAGACCGAGGTGATCGAGGACTCCTGCACCCCGCAGGTCGAGTACGCCGGCGTCGTCGAGGGCGCGCAGAACCCGGAGGGCGCTGAGGCGTTCATCGAGTTCATGCTGAGCGAGGACGTGCAGACGGCCGTGCCGGAGGCCCTGTACATGTATCCGATCGACGAGTCGGTCGAGCTGCCCACGGAGTGGGAGGAGAACGCCCCGCTCGTCGAGGACCCGATCGAGCCGGATTCTCAGGAGGTCGCCGAGAACCGCGAGCAGTGGCTCAAGGACTGGAACGCGCTGCACGAGGGCGCGTGA